A genome region from Actinobacillus arthritidis includes the following:
- a CDS encoding sucrose-specific PTS transporter subunit IIBC, giving the protein MNFPKIAEQTIEKLGGKSNITTLAHCATRLRLTLADESKVDKEAIENIEGVKGQFSTSGQYQIIFGSGTVNKVHAEMQKQMGIGDMSTSEVAAGAANQPLLQRLVKGLADIFVPIIPAIVAGGLLMGIHSMLTSIGFFWEGESVATKYPEFADLIDFINTIANAPFVFLPVLLGFSATRKFGGNPFLGAALGMLLVHPALADGWNYAKTLMEGNIKYWNVLGFEIEKVGYQGTVIPTIVSAWVLATLEKGFRKFVPSYLDNLVTPMMSLFIAGVLAFTVIGPFGREAGSAISAGLTWLYDSLGFIGGAIFGTFYAPIVITGMHQTFIAVETQLLAEMANTGGTFIFPIGAMSNIAQGAACLGVAFAMKDAKVRGLAVPSGISALLGITEPAMFGVNLRYRQAFIAAMIGSGVASAFIAFFNVKAIALGAAGFLGVPSIKPDSLAMYSVGMAISFIVAFSISAVWVKKAQAKK; this is encoded by the coding sequence ATGAACTTCCCGAAAATTGCGGAACAAACGATCGAGAAACTCGGTGGTAAAAGCAACATCACAACGCTTGCACACTGTGCAACACGCTTACGTTTAACCCTTGCGGATGAATCAAAAGTAGATAAAGAAGCGATTGAGAATATCGAAGGCGTTAAAGGTCAATTCTCAACCAGCGGTCAATACCAAATTATTTTTGGTTCAGGCACAGTAAACAAAGTACACGCTGAAATGCAAAAACAAATGGGCATCGGCGATATGAGTACTTCTGAAGTTGCGGCTGGTGCGGCAAACCAACCGTTATTACAACGTTTAGTAAAAGGTTTAGCGGATATTTTTGTGCCGATCATTCCTGCAATCGTAGCCGGCGGTTTGTTGATGGGTATCCACTCAATGCTGACTTCGATCGGTTTCTTCTGGGAAGGTGAGTCTGTTGCGACCAAATACCCTGAATTTGCGGATTTAATTGATTTTATCAACACCATTGCAAATGCACCGTTTGTATTCTTACCGGTATTACTTGGTTTCTCAGCAACGCGTAAATTCGGTGGTAACCCGTTCTTAGGTGCGGCACTCGGTATGTTATTAGTTCACCCTGCATTAGCAGACGGTTGGAACTATGCGAAAACCTTAATGGAAGGTAACATCAAATACTGGAACGTACTTGGTTTTGAAATTGAAAAAGTGGGTTATCAAGGTACAGTTATCCCAACTATCGTTTCTGCTTGGGTGTTAGCAACGCTTGAAAAAGGTTTCCGCAAATTTGTGCCTTCTTATTTAGATAACCTTGTAACACCGATGATGTCTTTATTCATCGCTGGTGTGTTAGCTTTCACTGTAATCGGTCCATTCGGTCGTGAAGCGGGGTCGGCGATTTCAGCAGGCTTAACGTGGTTATACGACAGCTTAGGTTTTATCGGCGGTGCAATCTTCGGTACATTCTATGCACCAATCGTCATTACTGGTATGCACCAAACTTTCATTGCGGTAGAAACGCAATTATTAGCGGAAATGGCGAACACTGGCGGTACATTTATCTTCCCAATCGGCGCAATGTCTAACATCGCACAAGGTGCGGCGTGTTTAGGTGTAGCGTTCGCAATGAAAGATGCGAAAGTACGCGGTTTAGCCGTGCCGTCTGGTATCTCTGCATTATTAGGTATCACTGAGCCGGCAATGTTCGGTGTGAACTTACGTTACCGTCAAGCATTCATTGCCGCGATGATCGGTTCAGGTGTCGCTTCTGCATTCATCGCATTCTTTAATGTGAAAGCGATTGCATTAGGTGCGGCAGGTTTCTTAGGCGTGCCGTCAATCAAACCGGACAGCCTTGCAATGTACTCTGTAGGTATGGCAATTTCATTTATCGTTGCGTTCTCAATCTCAGCGGTATGGGTAAAAAAAGCACAAGCTAAAAAATAA
- the thiQ gene encoding thiamine ABC transporter ATP-binding protein: MIRLDVRFNYQQMPMSFTLEIPKGQKVAIVGESGAGKSTLLNLIAGFEMPTSGQIWLNACNHTTTEVAERPVSMLFQDNNVFPHLTVEQNIGLALIPSLRLNRNQQSQVREIAEQMGIVDLLNRRADQLSGGQKQRVALARTLLRKQPILLLDEPFSALDPKRRNELQVLVADICRQQNLTLLMVTHQFAESKSLFDRVLTIENGTIISDKLICD; this comes from the coding sequence ATGATTCGTCTAGATGTCCGTTTTAATTACCAGCAAATGCCAATGTCTTTTACGCTTGAAATTCCTAAAGGACAGAAAGTAGCGATTGTTGGCGAGAGCGGTGCAGGGAAAAGCACCTTATTGAATCTTATTGCCGGATTTGAAATGCCGACAAGCGGTCAGATTTGGTTAAATGCTTGCAATCACACGACAACGGAAGTCGCAGAGCGTCCAGTATCAATGTTGTTTCAAGATAATAATGTGTTTCCACATTTAACCGTTGAGCAAAATATCGGATTAGCATTGATTCCGAGTTTAAGACTTAATCGAAACCAACAATCACAAGTTCGAGAAATTGCCGAACAAATGGGTATTGTCGATTTATTGAATAGACGAGCGGATCAGCTTTCTGGCGGTCAGAAACAACGAGTAGCACTTGCTCGAACATTATTACGTAAACAACCGATTTTATTATTAGATGAACCGTTTTCGGCACTTGATCCTAAGCGTAGAAATGAATTACAAGTATTAGTTGCGGATATTTGTCGGCAACAGAATCTGACACTATTAATGGTGACTCACCAATTTGCAGAAAGTAAATCGCTTTTTGATCGTGTGTTAACGATTGAGAACGGCACGATAATTTCAGATAAATTAATATGTGATTAA
- the thiP gene encoding thiamine/thiamine pyrophosphate ABC transporter permease ThiP, translating to MFRSISKITAWSIFILVVGLYVFSLNALMQYRQAETLWQFSEVLPILKYSFLQASLSAFFAVVLGALLARAFFYLDFVGKSLLYKSITLVWALPSLVVIFAVIGFWGSSGWIAQIMHFFMVKWEVQLYGLNGILIAHILFNLPLVMKYSLEGLNLIPSSQHRLGAQLGLKSWQYFRIVELPILKGILPYAFTNVFLICFTSFPIVLMLGGSPKYSTLEVAIYQAVTFEFDFAKAVMLILIQFALGSVLQFLMSLTTKFAFNHTKQYAPVVDMIWKPKPLGWRKLGLQIILVLQSLFIILPLASVVWSGISVSNLSERLLNSALWDAVWFSFLLSLIAAFTVLCLAYLLALETRQLAFRQKNGLYALLAGVINYPLILPVFLLAVGLFLIFMEIELTTSDLLWIVGICNGLTLLPYIYQLIFAAMWHSLTAQDKLARSLGLTGLRHWWIVEKTYLIRPLANAFALAMSSSLGSFTVIAFFGSPDFSSLPYLLYQQLGSYRTEDAAVTALVLMLFTLLPFLFIDQHEKIR from the coding sequence ATGTTTCGTTCCATCTCAAAAATTACTGCATGGTCTATCTTTATTTTAGTTGTTGGGCTTTATGTTTTTAGCTTAAACGCATTAATGCAGTATCGCCAAGCCGAAACTCTTTGGCAATTTTCTGAAGTGCTACCGATTTTGAAATATAGCTTTTTACAAGCAAGCCTTTCTGCTTTTTTTGCCGTAGTGCTGGGGGCATTATTGGCGAGGGCTTTTTTCTACTTAGATTTTGTGGGGAAATCCTTACTTTATAAGAGTATTACGTTAGTTTGGGCATTACCTTCTCTAGTTGTTATTTTTGCCGTTATTGGATTTTGGGGGAGTTCGGGTTGGATTGCTCAAATAATGCATTTCTTTATGGTAAAGTGGGAAGTGCAACTTTATGGTTTAAATGGAATATTAATTGCTCATATACTATTTAACCTACCATTAGTGATGAAATATAGCTTAGAAGGGCTTAATTTGATCCCGAGTAGTCAGCACCGCTTAGGCGCACAACTGGGTCTAAAAAGTTGGCAATATTTTCGGATTGTTGAATTACCGATCTTAAAAGGCATTTTACCCTATGCGTTCACAAATGTATTTTTGATTTGTTTTACCAGCTTCCCGATTGTTTTAATGTTGGGAGGTAGCCCTAAATATAGCACGTTAGAGGTGGCAATCTATCAAGCGGTCACTTTTGAGTTTGATTTCGCAAAAGCGGTAATGTTGATCCTTATTCAATTTGCGTTGGGAAGTGTATTACAATTTTTAATGAGCTTAACGACCAAATTTGCTTTTAATCATACTAAACAATACGCACCTGTAGTTGATATGATTTGGAAACCGAAGCCTTTAGGTTGGAGAAAGTTAGGGCTTCAGATTATTCTAGTGTTGCAAAGTTTATTTATTATTTTACCGCTTGCGAGTGTAGTTTGGTCCGGTATCTCCGTATCGAATTTAAGTGAACGCTTGCTCAATTCAGCCTTATGGGACGCAGTTTGGTTCTCTTTTTTATTGAGCTTAATTGCTGCATTTACTGTGCTGTGTTTAGCATATTTACTTGCATTAGAAACACGACAGCTTGCTTTTCGTCAGAAAAATGGCTTGTATGCCTTATTAGCTGGCGTGATTAACTATCCATTAATTTTACCGGTATTTTTGTTGGCGGTCGGGCTGTTTTTAATCTTTATGGAGATTGAATTAACAACGTCGGACTTATTATGGATTGTTGGCATTTGTAATGGTTTAACGCTATTACCCTATATTTATCAACTTATTTTTGCCGCTATGTGGCATTCACTTACCGCACAAGATAAATTAGCCCGAAGTTTAGGATTAACCGGCTTACGCCATTGGTGGATTGTGGAAAAAACTTACTTAATTAGGCCGCTTGCGAATGCGTTTGCACTTGCAATGTCATCGAGTTTAGGCAGTTTTACTGTCATCGCTTTCTTTGGTAGCCCTGATTTTAGTTCTCTGCCTTATTTGTTATATCAACAATTAGGTAGCTATCGAACCGAAGATGCGGCGGTTACGGCTTTGGTTTTGATGTTATTTACATTGTTGCCGTTTTTATTTATTGATCAGCACGAGAAAATAAGATGA
- a CDS encoding HPr family phosphocarrier protein: MYSKDVVITAPNGLHTRPATEFVKATKGFASDITVTSGGKSSSAKSLFKLQTLGLTQGTTITISAEGEDEQKAVDFLVDLIPTLE; the protein is encoded by the coding sequence ATGTACTCAAAAGACGTTGTTATTACTGCACCTAACGGTTTACACACTCGCCCAGCAACTGAGTTCGTAAAAGCAACTAAAGGTTTTGCTTCAGATATTACCGTAACTTCCGGTGGAAAAAGCTCAAGTGCGAAAAGTTTATTCAAACTTCAAACATTAGGTTTAACGCAAGGTACAACAATCACTATTTCTGCGGAAGGTGAAGACGAGCAAAAAGCCGTTGATTTCCTAGTAGATTTAATCCCTACTTTAGAATAA
- the crr gene encoding PTS glucose transporter subunit IIA — MGFFDKLFGSKQATTKEVKVYAPLSGEIVNIEDVPDVVFSEKIVGDGVAIRPNGDTIVAPVSGTIGKIFETNHAFSIESDEGVELFVHFGIDTVELKGEGFTRVAQEGQAVKAGDPIIKFNLELLESKAKSVLTPVVISNMDEISNLDKKVGQVVAGESVVLTLTK, encoded by the coding sequence ATGGGCTTTTTCGACAAATTATTTGGCTCAAAACAAGCGACAACAAAAGAGGTTAAAGTTTATGCACCTCTTTCAGGTGAAATCGTAAACATCGAAGATGTACCAGATGTTGTTTTCTCTGAAAAAATCGTTGGCGACGGTGTTGCCATTCGTCCAAACGGCGATACTATCGTTGCACCAGTAAGCGGTACTATCGGTAAAATTTTTGAAACAAACCACGCATTCTCAATTGAATCAGATGAAGGTGTTGAGTTATTCGTTCACTTTGGTATTGATACAGTTGAATTAAAAGGTGAAGGTTTTACCCGTGTTGCTCAAGAAGGTCAAGCAGTAAAAGCCGGCGATCCAATTATCAAATTCAATTTAGAATTACTTGAAAGCAAAGCAAAATCGGTATTAACACCGGTTGTCATTTCTAATATGGATGAAATTAGCAACTTAGACAAAAAAGTGGGACAAGTTGTTGCTGGCGAAAGCGTTGTATTAACCTTAACTAAATAA
- the miaB gene encoding tRNA (N6-isopentenyl adenosine(37)-C2)-methylthiotransferase MiaB codes for MAKLHITTWGCQMNEYDSSKMADLLNSTHGLELTDKPEEADVLLLNTCSIREKAQEKVFSQLGRWKNWKKDKPELIIGVGGCVASQEGEHIRDRAPFVDIVFGPQTLHRLPEMINKIRGGDRAIVDISFPEIEKFDRLPEPRAEGPTAFVSIMEGCNKYCSFCVVPYTRGEEVSRPVDDVLFEIAQLAEQGVREVNLLGQNVNAYRGETFDGGICTFAELLRLVVAIDGIDRVRYTTSHPIEFTDDIIEVYRDTPELVSFLHLPIQSGADRVLTMMKRNHTALEYKAIIRKLREVRPNIQISSDFIVGFPGETAEDFEQTMKVIEQVNFDMSFSFIYSARPGTPAADLPDDISEEEKKERLARLQQRINHQAMQFSRAMLGTEQRVLVEGPSKKDIMELTGRTENNRIVNFQGTPDMIGKFVDIKITDVYTNSLRGDVVRTEDEMGLRVVESAASVIARTRKEDELGVGKYVVNL; via the coding sequence ATGGCGAAATTACATATTACAACTTGGGGCTGTCAAATGAATGAGTATGACTCATCAAAAATGGCAGATCTTTTAAACTCTACGCACGGATTAGAACTGACCGATAAACCGGAAGAAGCAGACGTTTTATTACTTAATACCTGTTCAATTCGTGAAAAAGCACAAGAAAAAGTATTCTCGCAACTTGGTCGTTGGAAAAACTGGAAAAAAGATAAACCGGAATTAATTATTGGTGTAGGCGGTTGTGTTGCATCGCAAGAAGGCGAACACATTCGTGACCGTGCACCATTTGTTGATATTGTATTTGGTCCGCAAACATTGCACCGTTTACCGGAAATGATCAATAAAATCCGTGGTGGTGACCGTGCGATTGTTGATATTTCTTTCCCAGAAATTGAAAAATTTGACCGCTTACCGGAACCTCGTGCTGAAGGCCCAACCGCTTTCGTTTCAATTATGGAAGGTTGTAATAAATACTGCTCATTCTGCGTAGTACCTTATACACGTGGTGAAGAAGTTTCTCGTCCGGTGGATGACGTATTATTTGAAATCGCACAATTAGCGGAACAAGGTGTACGTGAAGTGAACTTACTTGGTCAAAATGTAAATGCTTATCGTGGTGAAACTTTTGACGGTGGCATCTGCACCTTTGCCGAATTGCTTCGTCTAGTTGTCGCGATTGACGGTATCGACCGTGTGCGTTATACCACTAGCCACCCAATTGAATTTACCGATGACATCATCGAAGTTTATCGTGACACGCCTGAATTAGTGAGCTTCTTACACTTACCGATTCAAAGTGGTGCGGATCGTGTATTAACCATGATGAAACGTAATCACACGGCATTAGAATATAAAGCGATTATTCGTAAATTACGTGAAGTTCGTCCGAATATTCAAATCAGTTCAGACTTTATCGTTGGCTTCCCGGGTGAAACGGCGGAAGACTTCGAACAAACAATGAAAGTGATCGAACAAGTCAACTTTGATATGAGCTTCAGCTTTATCTACTCTGCTCGCCCGGGTACACCTGCGGCGGATTTACCGGATGATATTTCGGAAGAAGAGAAAAAAGAGCGTTTAGCACGTTTACAACAACGTATCAATCATCAAGCTATGCAATTTAGCCGTGCAATGTTAGGTACGGAACAACGTGTATTGGTGGAAGGTCCCTCTAAGAAAGACATTATGGAATTAACCGGTCGTACCGAAAACAACCGTATCGTTAACTTCCAAGGTACACCTGATATGATTGGTAAATTTGTCGATATTAAAATTACTGATGTTTATACTAACTCATTACGTGGCGATGTGGTTCGTACCGAAGACGAAATGGGCTTACGTGTTGTAGAATCTGCAGCAAGCGTTATCGCTCGTACTCGTAAAGAAGATGAATTGGGTGTCGGCAAATACGTTGTAAATCTATAA
- the rlmB gene encoding 23S rRNA (guanosine(2251)-2'-O)-methyltransferase RlmB, whose protein sequence is MSEQIYGIHAVKAFLENAPERLIEVLVLKGREDKRLIPLLNELQRLGIAIQQVNRQTLDNKAQGEVHQGIIAKVVPQKELNEHDLDVILSQKQNPFLLILDGVTDPHNLGACLRTADAAGVDAVIVPKDKSAQLTSTARKVACGAAETVPLIRVTNLARTMRELQEQHNIWIVGTAGEATSGIYQAKLTGAIALVMGAEGDGMRRLTREHCDQLISIPMAGSVSSLNVSVATGVCLFEIVRQKLMAE, encoded by the coding sequence ATGAGTGAACAAATTTATGGTATTCACGCAGTAAAAGCATTCTTGGAGAATGCACCGGAACGCCTTATCGAAGTGTTAGTGTTAAAAGGGCGTGAAGATAAGCGTTTAATTCCATTATTAAATGAGCTACAACGCTTGGGTATCGCTATTCAGCAAGTCAATCGTCAAACATTGGATAACAAAGCACAAGGCGAAGTTCACCAAGGCATTATTGCCAAAGTGGTTCCACAAAAAGAACTGAATGAACACGATCTTGATGTTATCTTGAGTCAAAAGCAAAATCCATTTTTATTAATTTTAGACGGAGTGACAGATCCGCATAACCTTGGTGCTTGTTTACGTACTGCTGATGCGGCTGGTGTAGATGCGGTTATCGTACCAAAAGATAAATCGGCACAACTTACCTCAACTGCTCGTAAAGTGGCTTGTGGTGCGGCAGAAACTGTACCGTTGATTCGTGTCACGAATCTTGCTCGTACAATGCGAGAACTACAAGAACAACATAATATTTGGATTGTTGGTACAGCTGGAGAAGCGACATCAGGAATTTATCAGGCAAAATTAACAGGAGCTATCGCTCTTGTGATGGGGGCAGAAGGTGACGGTATGCGGCGTTTAACTCGTGAACATTGTGATCAGCTGATCAGTATTCCAATGGCAGGATCTGTTTCTTCCCTAAACGTATCTGTTGCGACCGGTGTATGCTTATTTGAAATTGTTCGCCAAAAATTAATGGCAGAGTAA
- the pssA gene encoding CDP-diacylglycerol--serine O-phosphatidyltransferase — MLILNKPNHAKKQLEALRFIPQTADKVEFLASGREFKDRILTLIKNAKKRIYLTALYFEQDEAGQEVLTALYQAKQLNPALEIKVLVDWHRAQRGRIGEETVSSNADWYVKTRQQYNLPSDQEIQFWGVPINRKELFGVLHLKGFVFDDTLLYSGASINNVYLQQFERYRYDRYHLIENKALTDAIIDFTKTHILQNDAVNRLDDENRPKTNEIRPLIKAFRKYLSSQSYAFSGQSQSERLSLSPLVGLGRKNSLNKTIEALFYQVEDKLTICTPYFNFPLSLYKRLNWLLEHGKKAEIIVGDKTANDFYTPPEEKFTMASALPYLYEKNLRAFAKRFDRYIQNGQLTVRLWKHGDNSYHLKGVWIDNRYILLTGNNLNPRAWALDAENAVLIHDPNAELSVKSEAELTQIRTHTTVLKHYSDLEQINDYPEAVRKLLKRFGRVKLDKVVKMLL, encoded by the coding sequence ATGCTTATTTTAAATAAACCAAACCACGCTAAAAAACAGTTAGAAGCATTACGTTTTATTCCGCAAACAGCAGATAAAGTAGAATTTCTAGCCAGTGGGCGTGAGTTCAAAGATCGCATTTTAACGCTTATCAAAAATGCTAAAAAACGCATTTATTTGACCGCTTTATATTTTGAACAAGATGAAGCCGGACAGGAAGTTTTAACTGCTTTATATCAGGCTAAACAGCTTAATCCTGCTTTGGAAATTAAGGTTTTAGTCGATTGGCATAGAGCACAAAGAGGACGAATCGGAGAAGAAACGGTAAGTTCTAATGCAGATTGGTATGTGAAAACAAGACAACAATATAACCTGCCATCAGATCAGGAAATTCAGTTTTGGGGTGTGCCGATTAATCGTAAAGAATTATTCGGCGTATTACATCTAAAAGGTTTTGTATTTGATGATACGTTACTCTATAGCGGAGCAAGTATTAATAATGTCTATCTACAACAATTTGAACGTTATCGTTATGACCGCTATCATCTGATTGAAAATAAAGCTTTAACCGATGCAATCATTGATTTCACCAAGACACATATTTTACAAAATGATGCGGTAAATCGTTTAGATGATGAAAATCGTCCAAAAACCAATGAAATTCGACCGCTTATTAAAGCATTTCGTAAATATTTATCATCACAGAGCTACGCTTTTAGCGGACAGTCACAAAGCGAGCGACTAAGTTTATCGCCTCTAGTGGGTTTAGGACGTAAAAATAGCTTAAACAAAACCATTGAAGCGTTGTTTTATCAAGTGGAAGATAAATTAACGATCTGTACGCCGTATTTTAATTTCCCTCTTTCACTCTATAAGCGTTTAAATTGGCTTTTAGAACACGGTAAAAAGGCGGAAATTATTGTTGGTGATAAAACCGCTAATGATTTTTATACCCCACCGGAAGAAAAATTTACGATGGCATCGGCATTACCGTATCTCTATGAGAAAAATTTACGTGCCTTTGCGAAACGTTTTGATCGCTATATCCAAAATGGACAATTAACGGTACGTTTATGGAAACACGGCGATAATAGTTACCATTTAAAAGGGGTATGGATTGATAATCGTTATATCTTATTAACCGGTAATAATCTCAATCCTCGTGCTTGGGCTTTAGATGCTGAAAATGCAGTATTAATCCATGATCCGAACGCAGAATTAAGTGTAAAATCGGAAGCCGAATTAACACAAATTCGTACTCATACGACTGTTTTAAAACACTATAGTGACTTAGAGCAAATTAACGATTATCCAGAAGCAGTACGAAAACTGTTAAAACGTTTTGGTCGTGTGAAATTAGATAAAGTCGTTAAAATGTTGTTGTAA